One stretch of Macaca nemestrina isolate mMacNem1 chromosome 17, mMacNem.hap1, whole genome shotgun sequence DNA includes these proteins:
- the LOC105493343 gene encoding RING finger protein 112 isoform X1 — MPRPALSVTSFCHRLGKRERKQSFMGNSGNSWSHTPFPKLELGLGPRPMAPRELPTCSICLERLREPISLECGHDFCIRCFSTHRVPGCEPPCCPECRKICKQKRGLRSLGEKMKLLPQRPLPPALQETCPVRAEPLLLVRVNASGGLILRMGAINRCLKHPLARDTPVCLLAVLGEQHSGKSFLLNHLLQGLPGLESGEGGWPRGGEASLQGCRWGANGLARGIWMWSHPFLLGKEGKKVAVFLVDTGDAMSPELSRETRIKLCALTTMLSSYQILNTCQELKDTDLDYLEMFVHVAEVMGKHYGMVPIQHLDLLVRDSSHPNKAGQGHVGNIFQRLSGRYPKVQELLQGKRARCCLLPAPGRRWMNQGHASPGDTDDDFCHLLGAYVSDVLSAAPQHAKSRCQGYWNEGRAVARGDRRLLTGQQLAQEIKNLSGWMGRTGPGFTSPDEMAAQLHDLRKVEAAKREFEEYVRQQDIATKRIFSALRVLPDTMRNLLSTQKDAILARHGVALLCKGRDQTLEALEAELQATAKAFMDSYTMRFCGHLAAVGGAVGAGLMGLAGGVVGAGMAAAALAAEAGMVAAGAAVGATGAAVVGGGVGAGLAATVGCMEKEEDERVLEGDREPLLQEE; from the exons atgCCGAGGCCCGCCTTGTCAGTCACTTCCTTTTGTCATCGGCTTGGCAAACGG gaGAGGAAACAGAGCTTCATGGGAAACAGCGGCAACAGTTG GTCCCACACACCTTTCCCCAAGTTGGAGCTGGGTCTGGGGCCCCGGCCCATGGCACCCCGGGAGCTCCCCACCTGCTCCATCTGCCTGGAGAGGTTGCGCGAGCCCATCTCGCTAGAATGTGGCCACGACTTCTGCATACGGTGCTTCAGCACGCACCGTGTCCCGGGCTGTGAGCCGCCCTGCTGCCCTGAGTGCCGGAAGATATGCAAGCAGAAGAGGGGCCTCCGGAGCCTGGGCGAGAAGATGAAGCTCCTGCCGCAGCGGCCGCTGCCCCCTGCGCTGCAG GAGACCTGTCCTGTGAGGGCGGAGCCGCTGCTGCTGGTTCGCGTCAATGCGTCTGGGGGCCTCATCCTTAGGATGGGGGCCATCAACCGCTGCCTGAAGCACCCCCTGGCCAGGGACACCCCGGTCTGCCTCCTCGCTGTCCTGGGGGAGCAGCACTCAGGGAAGTCCTTCCTCCTCAACCACTTGCTTCAGGGCTTGCCGGGCCTG GAGTCTGGTGAGGGCGGCTGGCCGAGAGGAGGAGAAGCGTCCTTGCAGGGGTGTAGGTGGGGTGCCAATGGCCTTGCCAGAGGCATATGGATGTGGAGCCACCCCTTCTTGctggggaaagaagggaagaag GTGGCGGTGTTCCTGGTGGATACAGGGGATGCCATGAGCCCTGAGCTGAGCAGGGAAACAAGGATCAAGCTCTGTGCTCTCACCACGATGCTGAGCTCCTACCAG ATCCTCAACACCTGCCAGGAGCTGAAGGATACAGACCTGGACTATCTGGAG ATGTTTGTCCACGTGGCCGAGGTGATGGGCAAGCATTATGGGATGGTGCCCATCCAG CATCTGGACCTCTTAGTTCGTGACTCGTCCCACCCCAACAAGGCAGGGCAGGGGCATGTAGGCAACATCTTCCAG AGATTGTCTGGCAGATACCCCAAAGTGCAGGAGCTGCTGCAAGGGAAGCGAGCCCGCTGCTGCCTCTTGCCTGCCCCAGGGAGGCGGTGGATGAACCAAGGCCATGCAAGCCCTGGTG ACACAGATGATGACTTCTGCCACCTTCTGGGGGCCTACGTCTCAGATGTGCTGAGCGCGGCCCCTCAGCACGCTAAGAGCCGCTGCCAGGGGTACTGGAACGAGGGGCGCGCCGTGGCCAGAGGGGACAGACGCCTGCTCACGGGGCAGCAGCTAGCTCAGGAAATCAAG AACCTCTCAGGATGGATGGGGAGGACAGGGCCCGGTTTCACCTCTCCGGATGAG ATGGCTGCTCAGCTGCACGACCTGAGGaaggtggaagctgccaagagGGAGTTCGAGGAGTACGTGAGGCAGCAG GACATAGCCACCAAGCGCATATTCTCTGCGCTGCGGGTCCTGCCAGACACCATGCGGAACCTCCTCTCCACCCAGAAAGATGCCATTCTGGCCCGCCATGGTGTGGCCTTACTCTGCAAGGGGAGAGATCAGACCTTGGAGGCACTGGAAGCTGAGCTGCAGGCCACGGCCAAGGCCTTCATGGACTCCTACACGATGCGCTTCTGTGGCCACCTGGCTGCTGTGGGGGGTGCTGTGGGGGCCGGGCTCATGGGTCTGGCAGGGGGCGTGGTGGGTGCTGGCATGGCAGCAGCTGCACTGGCTGCAGAGGCCGGGATGGTGGCTGCTGGAGCTGCGGTGGGCGCCACAGGGGCCGCCGTGGTTGGGGGTGGTGTGGGCGCTGGGTTGGCTGCCACAGTGGGCTgcatggagaaggaggaggatgagAGGGTGCTGGAAGGGGACCGAGAGCCCCTTCTCCAGGAAGAGTAA
- the LOC105493343 gene encoding RING finger protein 112 isoform X2 codes for MPRPALSVTSFCHRLGKRERKQSFMGNSGNSWSHTPFPKLELGLGPRPMAPRELPTCSICLERLREPISLECGHDFCIRCFSTHRVPGCEPPCCPECRKICKQKRGLRSLGEKMKLLPQRPLPPALQTCPVRAEPLLLVRVNASGGLILRMGAINRCLKHPLARDTPVCLLAVLGEQHSGKSFLLNHLLQGLPGLESGEGGWPRGGEASLQGCRWGANGLARGIWMWSHPFLLGKEGKKVAVFLVDTGDAMSPELSRETRIKLCALTTMLSSYQILNTCQELKDTDLDYLEMFVHVAEVMGKHYGMVPIQHLDLLVRDSSHPNKAGQGHVGNIFQRLSGRYPKVQELLQGKRARCCLLPAPGRRWMNQGHASPGDTDDDFCHLLGAYVSDVLSAAPQHAKSRCQGYWNEGRAVARGDRRLLTGQQLAQEIKNLSGWMGRTGPGFTSPDEMAAQLHDLRKVEAAKREFEEYVRQQDIATKRIFSALRVLPDTMRNLLSTQKDAILARHGVALLCKGRDQTLEALEAELQATAKAFMDSYTMRFCGHLAAVGGAVGAGLMGLAGGVVGAGMAAAALAAEAGMVAAGAAVGATGAAVVGGGVGAGLAATVGCMEKEEDERVLEGDREPLLQEE; via the exons atgCCGAGGCCCGCCTTGTCAGTCACTTCCTTTTGTCATCGGCTTGGCAAACGG gaGAGGAAACAGAGCTTCATGGGAAACAGCGGCAACAGTTG GTCCCACACACCTTTCCCCAAGTTGGAGCTGGGTCTGGGGCCCCGGCCCATGGCACCCCGGGAGCTCCCCACCTGCTCCATCTGCCTGGAGAGGTTGCGCGAGCCCATCTCGCTAGAATGTGGCCACGACTTCTGCATACGGTGCTTCAGCACGCACCGTGTCCCGGGCTGTGAGCCGCCCTGCTGCCCTGAGTGCCGGAAGATATGCAAGCAGAAGAGGGGCCTCCGGAGCCTGGGCGAGAAGATGAAGCTCCTGCCGCAGCGGCCGCTGCCCCCTGCGCTGCAG ACCTGTCCTGTGAGGGCGGAGCCGCTGCTGCTGGTTCGCGTCAATGCGTCTGGGGGCCTCATCCTTAGGATGGGGGCCATCAACCGCTGCCTGAAGCACCCCCTGGCCAGGGACACCCCGGTCTGCCTCCTCGCTGTCCTGGGGGAGCAGCACTCAGGGAAGTCCTTCCTCCTCAACCACTTGCTTCAGGGCTTGCCGGGCCTG GAGTCTGGTGAGGGCGGCTGGCCGAGAGGAGGAGAAGCGTCCTTGCAGGGGTGTAGGTGGGGTGCCAATGGCCTTGCCAGAGGCATATGGATGTGGAGCCACCCCTTCTTGctggggaaagaagggaagaag GTGGCGGTGTTCCTGGTGGATACAGGGGATGCCATGAGCCCTGAGCTGAGCAGGGAAACAAGGATCAAGCTCTGTGCTCTCACCACGATGCTGAGCTCCTACCAG ATCCTCAACACCTGCCAGGAGCTGAAGGATACAGACCTGGACTATCTGGAG ATGTTTGTCCACGTGGCCGAGGTGATGGGCAAGCATTATGGGATGGTGCCCATCCAG CATCTGGACCTCTTAGTTCGTGACTCGTCCCACCCCAACAAGGCAGGGCAGGGGCATGTAGGCAACATCTTCCAG AGATTGTCTGGCAGATACCCCAAAGTGCAGGAGCTGCTGCAAGGGAAGCGAGCCCGCTGCTGCCTCTTGCCTGCCCCAGGGAGGCGGTGGATGAACCAAGGCCATGCAAGCCCTGGTG ACACAGATGATGACTTCTGCCACCTTCTGGGGGCCTACGTCTCAGATGTGCTGAGCGCGGCCCCTCAGCACGCTAAGAGCCGCTGCCAGGGGTACTGGAACGAGGGGCGCGCCGTGGCCAGAGGGGACAGACGCCTGCTCACGGGGCAGCAGCTAGCTCAGGAAATCAAG AACCTCTCAGGATGGATGGGGAGGACAGGGCCCGGTTTCACCTCTCCGGATGAG ATGGCTGCTCAGCTGCACGACCTGAGGaaggtggaagctgccaagagGGAGTTCGAGGAGTACGTGAGGCAGCAG GACATAGCCACCAAGCGCATATTCTCTGCGCTGCGGGTCCTGCCAGACACCATGCGGAACCTCCTCTCCACCCAGAAAGATGCCATTCTGGCCCGCCATGGTGTGGCCTTACTCTGCAAGGGGAGAGATCAGACCTTGGAGGCACTGGAAGCTGAGCTGCAGGCCACGGCCAAGGCCTTCATGGACTCCTACACGATGCGCTTCTGTGGCCACCTGGCTGCTGTGGGGGGTGCTGTGGGGGCCGGGCTCATGGGTCTGGCAGGGGGCGTGGTGGGTGCTGGCATGGCAGCAGCTGCACTGGCTGCAGAGGCCGGGATGGTGGCTGCTGGAGCTGCGGTGGGCGCCACAGGGGCCGCCGTGGTTGGGGGTGGTGTGGGCGCTGGGTTGGCTGCCACAGTGGGCTgcatggagaaggaggaggatgagAGGGTGCTGGAAGGGGACCGAGAGCCCCTTCTCCAGGAAGAGTAA
- the LOC105493343 gene encoding RING finger protein 112 isoform X3, whose product MPRPALSVTSFCHRLGKRERKQSFMGNSGNSWSHTPFPKLELGLGPRPMAPRELPTCSICLERLREPISLECGHDFCIRCFSTHRVPGCEPPCCPECRKICKQKRGLRSLGEKMKLLPQRPLPPALQESGEGGWPRGGEASLQGCRWGANGLARGIWMWSHPFLLGKEGKKVAVFLVDTGDAMSPELSRETRIKLCALTTMLSSYQILNTCQELKDTDLDYLEMFVHVAEVMGKHYGMVPIQHLDLLVRDSSHPNKAGQGHVGNIFQRLSGRYPKVQELLQGKRARCCLLPAPGRRWMNQGHASPGDTDDDFCHLLGAYVSDVLSAAPQHAKSRCQGYWNEGRAVARGDRRLLTGQQLAQEIKNLSGWMGRTGPGFTSPDEMAAQLHDLRKVEAAKREFEEYVRQQDIATKRIFSALRVLPDTMRNLLSTQKDAILARHGVALLCKGRDQTLEALEAELQATAKAFMDSYTMRFCGHLAAVGGAVGAGLMGLAGGVVGAGMAAAALAAEAGMVAAGAAVGATGAAVVGGGVGAGLAATVGCMEKEEDERVLEGDREPLLQEE is encoded by the exons atgCCGAGGCCCGCCTTGTCAGTCACTTCCTTTTGTCATCGGCTTGGCAAACGG gaGAGGAAACAGAGCTTCATGGGAAACAGCGGCAACAGTTG GTCCCACACACCTTTCCCCAAGTTGGAGCTGGGTCTGGGGCCCCGGCCCATGGCACCCCGGGAGCTCCCCACCTGCTCCATCTGCCTGGAGAGGTTGCGCGAGCCCATCTCGCTAGAATGTGGCCACGACTTCTGCATACGGTGCTTCAGCACGCACCGTGTCCCGGGCTGTGAGCCGCCCTGCTGCCCTGAGTGCCGGAAGATATGCAAGCAGAAGAGGGGCCTCCGGAGCCTGGGCGAGAAGATGAAGCTCCTGCCGCAGCGGCCGCTGCCCCCTGCGCTGCAG GAGTCTGGTGAGGGCGGCTGGCCGAGAGGAGGAGAAGCGTCCTTGCAGGGGTGTAGGTGGGGTGCCAATGGCCTTGCCAGAGGCATATGGATGTGGAGCCACCCCTTCTTGctggggaaagaagggaagaag GTGGCGGTGTTCCTGGTGGATACAGGGGATGCCATGAGCCCTGAGCTGAGCAGGGAAACAAGGATCAAGCTCTGTGCTCTCACCACGATGCTGAGCTCCTACCAG ATCCTCAACACCTGCCAGGAGCTGAAGGATACAGACCTGGACTATCTGGAG ATGTTTGTCCACGTGGCCGAGGTGATGGGCAAGCATTATGGGATGGTGCCCATCCAG CATCTGGACCTCTTAGTTCGTGACTCGTCCCACCCCAACAAGGCAGGGCAGGGGCATGTAGGCAACATCTTCCAG AGATTGTCTGGCAGATACCCCAAAGTGCAGGAGCTGCTGCAAGGGAAGCGAGCCCGCTGCTGCCTCTTGCCTGCCCCAGGGAGGCGGTGGATGAACCAAGGCCATGCAAGCCCTGGTG ACACAGATGATGACTTCTGCCACCTTCTGGGGGCCTACGTCTCAGATGTGCTGAGCGCGGCCCCTCAGCACGCTAAGAGCCGCTGCCAGGGGTACTGGAACGAGGGGCGCGCCGTGGCCAGAGGGGACAGACGCCTGCTCACGGGGCAGCAGCTAGCTCAGGAAATCAAG AACCTCTCAGGATGGATGGGGAGGACAGGGCCCGGTTTCACCTCTCCGGATGAG ATGGCTGCTCAGCTGCACGACCTGAGGaaggtggaagctgccaagagGGAGTTCGAGGAGTACGTGAGGCAGCAG GACATAGCCACCAAGCGCATATTCTCTGCGCTGCGGGTCCTGCCAGACACCATGCGGAACCTCCTCTCCACCCAGAAAGATGCCATTCTGGCCCGCCATGGTGTGGCCTTACTCTGCAAGGGGAGAGATCAGACCTTGGAGGCACTGGAAGCTGAGCTGCAGGCCACGGCCAAGGCCTTCATGGACTCCTACACGATGCGCTTCTGTGGCCACCTGGCTGCTGTGGGGGGTGCTGTGGGGGCCGGGCTCATGGGTCTGGCAGGGGGCGTGGTGGGTGCTGGCATGGCAGCAGCTGCACTGGCTGCAGAGGCCGGGATGGTGGCTGCTGGAGCTGCGGTGGGCGCCACAGGGGCCGCCGTGGTTGGGGGTGGTGTGGGCGCTGGGTTGGCTGCCACAGTGGGCTgcatggagaaggaggaggatgagAGGGTGCTGGAAGGGGACCGAGAGCCCCTTCTCCAGGAAGAGTAA